DNA sequence from the Neospora caninum Liverpool complete genome, chromosome VIIa genome:
CGGATGCAAACACGCTATTACCGGACGAATTGCGACGTTGGCGATTCGCCACACTCCACATACTGGCAGTGAGAACCACATATTAACGTCTAACAGGACAACGCTCCCTATCACTGCATATGATACAAATACATTGATGCCCTGATTCCCAGCATCAACTTACACAAGAGGCGATTCTCCTCGGACACAGGCAACTGATGGAGCGCCTGCACGGCCCGTGAAGGCCCATCTGTCGAGAACAACTGTCGTGCAGTCATATCTCAATCTATGTGTTCAGGATGCACACGCAGACATAGCAAAGCTCTCATTTCGTTCCCCACGACAGGACACCGCGCTGCGACCGACAACAAAAAAGACGCGGGATGGGATTTAATGTAGACGGAGATACTGGGAATTGCATGCGCGCATGTGCATTGTCGGACGTTAACATTTGTCTGACGGCATGCATCGGTACAGCATATGAAACCGTTTCCGGTTCTTCTAGGGCCAGAGGCAACGAGGCCGAGCGGAACCACACAACACCGGCTCCCCGTTTTTTCAACACATACGCCTAGAGTTGTGCAGCCTCTGGTTGACCTCCACGTGCTGAACAGAAGCGTAAGTCAAAAAAAACATGAAGATGAACCTTCCAAGGATGCTGGTAGAAAATTGAGGTCTGCCGACCGACAGAGCATGTGGAACGGGAAGCTCGAAGACACTCGCGTTTTGAGACACACAGGGGACAAGCGGTAGGTTCCTGTGACCTGCCTCGCTacgcgaggcagcggaaaTTAACCTGTGTGTTTCCCCCACGACACACTGAGCACTTCAGGCTGTCAACGTGCACGTCTATGGGGGAGCACACACAGTAACAGCGCGATCTTGCGAACTGTGCTGGGTGGAGTGAAGCAAGCTATTTGGTTGGTCAGTTGCCAAACGTCCTGTCACTTTGTACCAAGGCGCTGGCAGCTGGCGGTACTGCACCCACGACCAACACAGATCTCTTTTCACTACCGCCCTTAGCGAACCCCGGGATGCCATTACGCTTCAAGTACCAGGAGTGGTAATAAATGTGCACCACTGTGGCACTGGAAGAAGCAGCCACTTGGTCATTTGTACAATACGAAACATTGTTTTGAAAATATGTCTGCTGGTGTCGGCCGTCACATCTCGTCCTCCTTATCCCCATCACGAGAGGCAGTCGCAACGAGGTCAAAATGTGCTGGGTGGAGAAAGCTTTTCTCGTGCCGTTACGTGACTACTGTATGGCCAACCACCCTTCCCCGAGCATGCGCTGATCATGGCCCGCTTTAGTATCCACAGCATACACCGGTCCCTGCGGAACTGTTGGAGGCTGGCGACCGGCAGAGACCCCGAGAGATGAACCCCGCATTTCGGTAGCTGCTGGAGACGAGCCCACGCTACCTATGGCGGAGCCCAATGTGGGCGTACAATAGAGACCGAGAGATGAAGCAAGCAGGCTTTCTCCCGCTGAATCGCCACCTTCTCCATGCATCAGCTGAGCCAATCGGAAGGACTCTTGGTTTCGCCTCGTGCCAGGTTGGCGCATGGAGGCAACGAGCATGGCTGCCGCAGCAGCGTTGTCTTGTGAGTAACATCCTAGAAGTTGATGTCCCTGACCTGAACAAACGCAATTAACCTCCGTGACAGTTTTTATaaaaacaaagaaaaacTAATTTGCGAAGGAAACTCCCAAAGTGAACATCATGGTACTCGCACAGCTTGTACACAAATGTTGGTTCTTCAAATATACGCTAGACGCCGCTATACGTATTGCACTTAACATGATGGCCATTTCCTTAGGGAGTGACGCGGCCTGAAGCAATGCGTTGACTTAGCGAACAGCATTATGTGACTGCCAAACGTTTGCACATCACACCACACATGGTGCATAAACCTTCAAGAGGGGCACGCAGCGCAGGTACCTTCCACCTCAGCCTGCCTATGCAACATACGAAAACAAAGTGAAGAAATTTCGCGTGTCCACATAATGTGTGCGGTTACGCGTAGACGTCCGTCGCGAATACACTGTCGTGTTTCACAATGATGCAGGAAAACTACGTGAATCGTACAGTACAATTTACACCAGGTACATGAAAAACAGGCCTACAAAGCAATGTGCGGACCTCGTCTGTGAGGCGCGCCTACAATTCCTAGATTTGTGTCACAAAAAACGATTTTGGGGGCTATTCACACTCTGATTTGTTCGGGGGGGAGGCCCGGCCAGCGATAGCGTAACAACATGCGACTCCCCCACTGCGCCTCTCTACTGCTGTGTGGCAAGCAAGAAACTAAGGCGACAGACGCTGCTTCGGGAACCACGATCAGACACTCTGGAGTAGCGACAAAAGCGAGCAGTCTCCGCCTGTCCTCGGTGTGGGTGTGCAAGGCTTATCGGACTACGTTGAAATGGCAAAAGCGATACAGAAACTGTTATGCCACGAAAGGTCCCAAACCATTACCCGTCGAAATACTCGGCAGCGCCTGCGTTTAGCCCTGGACTGAACAGAATTCTAAATAGCATGCGTATAAAATTAGTTCGCTCTACCGCTTCGAAAACTCAGTTACGAAGGGTTAACTCGGGCTTTGTACTCACTCGCAGCTGAGAGATTCCTCAACGCCACAGCAGCttcaaagagagaagcggcagagTTCCCACTGCCTCCATGGCTCGCCTCCAGCGCTGCTAGAGCGGGGGCCATTGCTCCTGGCTTCGCTGCGGAAGCCAGCCAATCGAGCGCAGAGAAACTGTGACGCGTTTTGTTCGCTCCGTGATCTCTCTGTGGACTTGCAGAAACGGGGACCGGCATGTTTCCGTCGGAGTCGCCCACACCACTCGGCATGTCAGAGCACGACGCAGACACTGAGTGCCACGTGCTGTCAGTTCCGTTGCTGCAAGGCGTCAAATGAAGGTTATGAGCATactgttcttcgcctttcttaATCTGCACCTTGAGCCGTTTTCCATTGACCTGAGCACGATAAACAGGAAGCCCCCCGGAAATATCGGCACGGCTACTGCGGAACGGACCGGATCAACGCCTCAAACGGCGATACTTCACGAGGACTTCATAGCGCCTGCTGGTTAAGCACATGGTCACTATACAGGGCCGGTAGACAGCGACACGTCCTGGCTCATTAAAACGGACGGGGAGCAGAGCTGCGGACGCGTTTACTCGGGGCCTCCGACCACGGCCGACGACATACGTGGAGCCCAAAGAAGCTGACAACggtgcacatacacacaggGAAGTCGCACGCTGATACGGTtgactatatatatatatatatatatatatatataggtgaTCAACATTCGCGGTGCGGATCGTGGGACGCGTCGGGCGCTTACCTGAAATCCATTCATGGCGGtgacggctgcggcggccgccTGCCCGTTGGCGAAGCTGACAAACCCGAATCCGCGATTGCGTCCAGAGAGGCGATCCGAAGCGatgcgagcagagagaactggACCATACACGCTGAAGTGTGTGAGCAGGTCGTGTTCGGACCACTCGTTGGGAATGTGAAAGATGAAGACATTCGCTCCAGGAGGCCCGTGCTCCTGACTGCCAAAGCCCCTGTGAGTCAGCGTGCCTGGCTGGGCCCGGAGCCCATTGAGAAAACGGTTGATCCCGTCATATCCGCCCTCCTCCCCGCCACGGCGGGAAAACAAACTCTCATGGCTTGAGGGTCCCACGTCAGCCTTCGCATAAAGAGACGGCAACTGGCCACCAGCCCAGCTCACGGCTTccggagggaagagacggtcGCCGTTCTCCATTTCCGAGCTCCATCGAGTCTCCTCTGCACAGCTCCTTACTTGGTCGCGGAAGTCGCCGTAAGAAAAGGCATCCTCCGGAAAGGCAGACGGCAGAAACCCTCCCGGGTGCACAAGATTCCGGGACATGCGCTCGTGGAGGTCGACATAGAGAGAAGAGTTGGACGAGCACGCCGACGGGCGTGGCCCGCGCGACGCAGTCCCATATTGGAAGACGTCTCCCTCGATTCCCGCAGGACAGCCTCCAAATCTCGACAACGGAGCCGACGAGACTTTCGATAAAGAACTTGACGAACCACGACTGAAGGGCGCCGAGGACGCGTTCGCGGCATCTGCACCTGTTGGCGGAGACGGGGTCGATGACGCATTCTCCTTGCAGCAAAACTCCTGACACAGCGAAAAACGTAAACGAAAACAGAGGGGCAGCGATGCAGGTGGTGGGTGCCGAATCAAAAGCCAGGATTCTCACGCCTTCCCCAAGACTGAGCGGGAACAACCAGACGGGAACAGGGAATCCAAAGTCCGAATGCAGCATTAGGTTTCACCGGAAAACACGTGGAGGAAACAGCCGGCATGAACCGGTCACAGTCGCGGATATGTGGATCCACGGAGTatgaagaaaagaggcgtTACGCTTGCGGTTTCAGCCGTCCCTGTCCTCTCCATCGCGCATTCAACGTGCTgactcgctctctccctaGCCAGCGGTTGTTTGGACTTCGAGCAGTGCACGCCGCAGATGCGTCTGCACACCTGGCGGCTACTTTATAAGCCCAAGGCAGCAGCAAGCCGCGCACATCCTAATCCCTGGACcggtatacatatatataaagaaAGCGCCGAACGCCTGACCACCGTTTGAGTGTGTTTGGGTGCATAGCACCCGAACACGGAGCGACGCCCAACAGGGTCCCTTGCAGGTCCCAAACGCGCACACGTGTATCCAGACACGTAGAATCGAGTAAGGAAAAATTCTTGGTTTCAGCGGAATACCGGGACGCGGGACGACTGGGGACGCCGGTGGCCCGACGGGACacacgagaaaagcgagaagcgtcGCCAGAGGTCGAGAGGCGTTCCTACACTTTCATGCGGCTGAGGAAGGCGGACAAATGACACAGTGGACGAGAGCTGACGGAGACGCAATGAGGccagaagaacagaaaagggCTTGGGCCCGTCCGGTCAAATTCACACGCGCATGAAACTGTATTCTTCGATCGGATGCGTCGCAGAACTGCGAGCAGAGGAGGCACAGAACCCGCACTCTATTCTCCCGTCTACGTCTGCGATGCCCCAGAGAGGCTTGGAAGGCCAAAGCGAGGGGTGGATGGAGCATACGAGGAagcaacaggagagagacgcgaaatcTAGAGGGAGTGTAGGAGACATCCTAGACACGTGCGATGGAGCGGACAATGAGGGAGAATAGAAATGGAAGAAAAGCAGAATAAGCGAGCTGACGCGCAGTTGTGAACAATTGACTAGAGGCCCGAGGCTTGGGTggacagaaggcgacaagTGGGCAAGGAGTGCACGATGAAAAAACTCAGGGATAGTGGAGAGTGATGCGACAAAGACAGAACAATGAATCAGCACCCGACCAGCGAACGCCGGTGGAACGTCAGGAGCAACACCCATCGCCGTCATTCTTAACATCAGATGAGCCGCATCAAAGCGAAGAACGAATGTAGGGGTGCCTACGCACGGGAAAACCTACCGCCTGCGGCAAAAGCCCGCGTAGGCAGAGTAGAGCAGGAAGACATGCAGAGATTGGACTAGTCAAAGGCGAAAAATGCAATCGACACATGCTAGAGCCACGATACGCATGTCCGATGGACGTAAAGACTGAgtgggaggagagacagcataCGCGTCGGCGAACCCCAAGAGAAtaggagagaggagagacattGTGGGGGCATTTACGACTAACGGGAGACGACAGACGGCTCCCACAACCAGCGACGAGTCGCAAAAAGCCGAGATACCACGATGTCTGCTTACGGTTCTCTACACACATGGGCGCACGCAATTTAACGAATAGAGACAGGACTGGAACGGGCCCCGATGAGCGAGGAACCAAATGAATCTCCAGTCCAGCGAAACACCGGGTTCAGCATCTCATTAGGCGGCGCACGCCAGGAAGCATTCGATCTTTGCTTCAGACGAAAGCGTCTCCCCCCGCCACAATCGTATCTAGACAGATTCGGGACACGACAGATCAGAGTACGTGCACCAGAGCATTCGGCAGAACGAACAAGGATGATGACcaaacggaaaacgagggatGGTACGACAGGGACAGGTAGTACCGCCAAATGAATGACAGGCCTGCAACTGATAAATCAGATATTAAATCAGACCAGGGgaacacaaagagagagtATCAGAAAAACAGGGttccagaaaacgcgagagcggaaagTGAATGCGTGAGCGAAAACGACGCTacgagatgaagagagataTTCCCAGGCCACGAGTACGGCATACACCAACAAAGAATCCATATTTACCACGACAGTTGACTTTAGCTGTCATCTCACTCGTCACGCTAACGACGTGACAAAACGCGGATTGCGGCTATCATGTTGAAATACGAATAGGAACAGGTACCTGGCCCTCCGTCTTACTTCATTCCAACGAAACCGTAGATGCGCCCTCAAGGAACAGCAGAGAGCCAGCATGTGAGAACGAGCGGACAAACGTCGAACGATGAAAGCGACGGTGGGCACCCGCGAACTGCACATTCCGACGGGCTGCCCGctcgaacagagagaagattCCCGCCCCAGGAGAACGGGTGAACACTGTCCTAGAGCAGATCGTCACACTGCATCTGAGGGAGGAGGAGCCACCGATACGCCAGGCTTGAGAGACACTAAGCACGGAAACCGATAACCCTTCATGGAGGCCTGCAAAAGCGGGTTATCCCTTACCGCCAATTCGAACCGCGACTTCGCTGTAAGAGACGCAATGCCAACTTCGTCGTCGCCACCCTCCAGTGCGCTGGGAGTGCGTGTCCGTCCGCCGCTTCCCGAGTTGCACCCCGCACCCAtatcctcttcttccttggtGTTTGGTGGCTGGGAGTCACGCGTGCGGGGGAGGTTCGAGACGCTCGAAGGCCGGCGCTTCGTGTTCCCGTGAGTGGGGTCTGCGCGTTGATCGTGCCCAGGCTTCCCTTCTTGGCCCTGTCGTTCTGAACCTGCCGCCCCCCTGGATACGGCAAATGCATTTTCGCTCGcatctccgtctttcttgaCATCAGGATTCGCGTGTTGGGCTTCCGGCTCCCCCTCCAGGCGTCGGCCATTCAGAGACAGATGCCCCAAAGTCTCAAATAGATCCTCGATGGAGCCATATTTAGATAGCACACGGTCGCCGACGCTTCTCAGCGGGCCCGGcccccgtgtctccttcgtcgaGTCGCAGCTCGCAGAGACTTGTGGATCGCCCGCTCTCCCCCCCGCGGGCCCCAAACGGTCGCCCACCGCTGATCGGGCGGCTATCGCCAGACTTTCGGAGGTCCCAGAAAAGCAATCGTGCCTGCCGTCCAGACAGCTGAGGACGTCGAGCGGGTCCATACGGGAGAACCTCTCCATGTCGACTCGCGAAGGGAAGCAGCTCGTCGAGCGCACATTCTCGGGATACTCGTCCGCCCCCGGGAGCGCGGATCCACCTCTGCTGCTGTCCATGGAAGACATAAAACACGAAGACGCACTGGCAGTGCGAGAGGCAGGTGCAGCGCCCTGAGCCGAGGAGGACGACCGTCTGTTCTCTGCAAAACGAACTTCCATGGCGCGCTGCGAACCTGTCAACACGAACGGCACAGATGCCGCGGAACCGGCTAGTGTACCAAAGAGTCATCAAAGGAAGCCACACGCCCAGGCGTGCATGCGGGCACGTGTAAGAATACCAATCAGCTAGCACAAGCTTGTCACGTGCGCGAGGGACCCACATCGGTGTCGCCAACCGGGCACACAAAAGAATCGAAATGAATCCGTCACGCCTGTCGTGCCCTgatgtttatatatatatatatatatacatccatGTGGCTGCGAGTGTGCGCCTTTGGGGGTACATCCACGAACGCTGGGTGGGAGTGTACGTTTGGGAGTTCTGTCAGATGCGGGTAGATAACGGATACGGTCAGTCTTGTGTACATATGCAAAAACGGCCGTCAAGGTGAGCGACCGTACCGCCTGGATCGACGCGTCCACTGCGCTGTACGTTCCGTTTCCATACCTGGCATGACGAATTTTCCGTTAAGCTCGCCGATGGCAAAGAGAGCTTCTTCCTTGTACGCGAATCGAACAAAGGCACATCCAGTTcggctcttttttcctggcTTTGCGGCACCCCCACCTAGATGGTTTCCACTGAGTGGTTGGTCGTCTCTCATCAGAAAGACTTCCTCGACGCGGCCGAATCTCTCAAACAGGTCCCGGAGCTGTCACATCAGACAACCGCATCGAAACTGGGAACCCGTGTCCTCTTTAAAAACGTCGAAAGGAACAACCCGCAAGCGATCGAAGATAACTAGAACGGTTTCGACTTCACATTGTGACCTCTATACAAATTGCGAGCAGAGTACAAATCGTAGCGGCTGAACGTCTCCGATCCCGATGCTGGCGTAGGAACCCGCAGGGCCCGGACCCAGCTGCGCTGCCCGCTGGAAAGCTAAGCTAGACTCCGCGAACAAAACGCGGAGAAGGATACTGAGGCGCACATCCTTACACCTAAGGGGCCGACGAATCGGGAGGCCCTGAAGGCCGTCAGCAGTGTCAAGCCAAACGTTCCACCCGCTCAGCAACGAAACACCAGATGCTACGCATGTTTCCGGTTCGACATGTTtacgaggcagagagaaaagcttAGCATATTTGCGGCTATTCACAGCGAGAGTGTGGAAAGCACCTCGAACGCGACACACCACGACTCAGGCAATACCTAGACGCATGCTGCATATCGACGGCCATAGATCGTCTGCATTGCCACGGAATACTAGGCGTGCTTAGATGCCGCGGGCATGCAAAACCAATCAGATATCAACTGAAGCTACACTCTCCGCTACACACCGGAATGCTCGGATCGTATTCTTGTTGCCCGTATCGCAAACTCTGCAGATAATCCACGCGTTCGGCCTCCTCGGAATTTGAATGGCCCACGGGTGTTAGCGCGTCCGAGCGCGGCCGTCGGCCAGACAGAAAAACCAATAAGACTTTTAGAGCAGACGTACTGCGTCTTCCTTGATATCCGGTGGCAACGACCCCACAAACAGCTTCACCTGGTCCACGCCTGCCGCTGCTCCACTCCCGCTCGTGCCCGGCAGGCCTAgccgctccgcctctcctACCGCATACTTTACTTGCAGGCCGCCGAGCGCCTACAGCAGTAATAACCCGCTCATACGTACGTGCAAGCTAATGGCAGCAACAACAGACGTGCTCCACCAAATATAGCCTATCTACATTGCATGGACATGAGAACGCATCATCACAGGGATTagatacacacacaaatacctacgtatatatatatatatatatatgagttCACACGTGTGTGGCCAGTACCCACAGCCTGACTGCAGAACTGTCAAATCACCTACTCGTTCCTACGTCTCACAGGATCATGCGTTATTGCCCAGTCGAGACGCTGTGCTGGAAGTTCCTCTTCCCATGAAGCCGGTGATCTCTTGATTTGAAGGAAAAACACCAGAGCTAACGTGATTTCGTTCACATGCTTACATAACGAGACACAGTGTGAACGGTCATGGTTGGAATTGCCCAAGGACGTACCGGATCGAGCACGTAAGCACTATCGAGGTGGCGAATCGCTCTGTCGGCGTCAGTGATTGACTGCATACGCACAAAGGCGCATCCCTTGAAGGCATTCGTGTGGCGGTCGCGGATGAGGAGCAGATCGGCGATGGGGCCAAACTGGCTGAACAGCTGTGAATAAAGGCACGAGCGTAAAACGTTCTGCTTACTGCAGGCTGCAGGCGGTATTTGTTGATCCGTTACACGGGTACGCACACGGCCCGTTACCTTTCGGGCACTCAGCCAGACGTAAGTACACAGTTTCGCTCGTCCCAGGCccgtatgcatgcacacatcctCTGTGTGAGTACAAATGAAAAGGCATGTGCTTGTGTGCCAACCTCATGCGCACGCAAACACATCTGTTTGAAGGGCGTCGCTATCGCTATCCCGAATCCCGTGTCCCCAGTGTTCGCGCAAAAGGGCAAGACAGCCTGACAGCCTGTCCTGACTCCATTTTTTCGGGGCGCCGTTGAGACGGTTATTCTttaccccccccccccccccccccccccgtcgGCTGCCTAACTGCAGCGCCTGCGTCCTGCGCGAAAGTCTCCCCTTACTGTGCAAAGCATCTCTTCCGTGACTgtcagaggaagacgcccaACGAACAGCTTTATAGCAACGGGAGGCGGGCGTGAGCTGGCCAGGCGGATCGAAGGCAGCCCGGGCGTCGACACACTGCCGATCTCAGGAGCGAGGCTATCGGTCGTGCAAGCGTTCGAGGCGAACATGCCAAGGCCTTTGTCAGTCGAAGCCGCAAAGGGGCCAATCCCGCTAGAGAAGCATCCGGTCGGCGCATTTCCACGAAAGCGgtctcccgttttttctACTTCATCCGCAGGAGTTGCCGGATCCGCTGGCAGTGAAACTGCTGTGGACGGGTGCGCCTTTGGCGCTTCAACCGAAGCTGACGCCATCGCTAAGAGAAGCGTCACCTTGAACCGGTATGTACAGACGTTTATGCATTCGCATGTATAGAGTTTATGTCTGTGCGTTGAGAAACATATATTTTCTTCTCGAAATGTATAGAGGgccgaagagaggaacgggtCCTTCCTCGACGGCAGCTCGAGTTGTGATTGGGCAGCCTGTTCCCTGTGCAGAGTTTGTCTCTCCAAAAGAGCCGCGTCAACACAGGGCGGAGGCACTGAGGAACTGCTGTACCGACAGGCGTGTCTGTTTGGTGATGGGTGGACGACAGGTCGGCGGGACCGGCCGCCGTCGAGAGGACTCTAGGAAAAGCCTGCTCCGAAAGACAACGAAGAACCCGTATGCGTCAGCGCACGTCGAGACAGTTCATGTCTCTCAGGTGACTAGATGGCATGCGCAAGTTGGAGCTGCACTCGTACAAGGACAGATCACTCACTCCGTACTTCAGTCTTCAGACGGAACTCGGCACAGCCTCTTGAATCAACACTGTGGTGGTCCTCCAATAAAAATCGGCTGCTTGCTCATGCACATTCAATTGGCCTTCTAATGGGAAACGATATCAGCTTTGCACAGATAAGAAAACTGGAAACAGAGTATCGTCGGGCACACCCGCTAAATAGCGCGACGACATTGGTCGAGAACAAAGAAAGAGGCTATTCGGGAGGTTAGCGCGCGGTTTCTCCCTCGTGGGGTCGCCCGCTTTCTTAAGGCAAGCGCGAAGCACGACGGGAACACGCTATCGCCAGCCGTCTAATGTCGTTGTCCAGAACACGACAAATCCGAGACTtgagaggcggcagacggGCGTAACGGGAAACGACGTTTTCAAGAGAAACAGCACACACCACAAACAAACACTTCCTGAGATGACACGTGACTCAAAACAAAAGTAAACGATTCACTGGCGCTTCACGTTTTCCACAGCATGCTGGTATTCTCCGCTCCAGTTGTCGGTGCAACCGTGCAGTTCTACGAAGGGACGATTTCACAGCCAGCCCATTGAAAAGTTAGACAATAACTGCAGTATCAGTCGGCATTCGTCCCTAGAGTTTGTATCTGCTTCTTTGCCCCGTCAGCGGACGCCTTCCCAACGGGGAAACTTAGACCTCAATAGAAACGACGGAGGAACAGCAGGGAACGACTGCTACGAAGTCTAGCGGACCTGTCTTTGACTCACAACTCCTCTCAAAAAAGCCGACACTTTTAGAACCCATCCACCGAAGAAGGGTTTGTGATACACATCCCTACGCTTAACTGTTTTAGCGAAAGACAACACTCCTTCCCTAAGAAAATGCGAGTGACCCTCGACAACACGAAGTCACTCAGCCGACACAACAGATAGCGACGACACGACCGCTTAGTGACTCCTGACAAGCATGAGGAGCCGGGGAAGGACGGCCGACAAAAACGTGAAAATCGAGCAGAACAGGAATTCGAGACATGCGAACGCAACACGTACAGCAGGCCGAAAAAATGTTTCACGCCAGGTGGAGGTTTTTTTGACTTTACCAACCCGGCACACAGGCAACGGGAAACACAGccaaagagacgcaggctgCTTGAGCGTCCCCGCTCACAAGGCCAACCGTGGGTATACAAGCGACATGAAAGTTGTTCGTCGGATGCCCAGAGGGGAGACTCTTTGAAAAGTACTTTacgttgccttctctgttcggCTTCGCGTTGACGGCCGGAGCAAGGGAAAGTTTACGTACGCACAAAAACAGACGAGGCCAAACCAAAGCAGCGCACTATCCGGCAAGGGCCACGAAGCATGGCCATATGTCCACAAATTTTATGAAACGGATACGAACAAATGTGTTTCCTTCGCCAGTAAGAATGCAGAGATGCAGTCACATTTTTTCCGTGCCATGGATGGAGCGCTCTTGCCTCTCCAGAGGAGAGGGCGCCGCGTGCAGTTCAGTTCACGTAAAGGCCCGCGCCTGCCGACTCACACCGAGTTTAGGGAGTTGCAACTGCATGAAGCGTTCAAGCTTACATCAGGTAGAGGCACACATGGacacgagaaaggaagcggtAAGCAATCTCCAGCAAACGGAGACGTGTAACTGTGTGTATCTAGGAAACGCATCGGGAGGTATCAAGCCTATTTCGAGGAATGTATGCGGGCGGGCCGTCCACAGCCCCTGCAGGAAACGTGGCCTTTgtgaagaaaacacacacccCAAAAGCGGTCCTTAGTCCTCAAAGCACGGGCCAAAATCGAGAGAACAAAAAGCGCCTGCGCACTTGTCGCTAGTcaggaaaggggagaaccACTGCCTCGCTTGCGTGCTTGCCCCACGAGGTTTTTCTGCTCTCGTAATGCCGGCACACAAAAAATGGCTGCAAGTGTGCTC
Encoded proteins:
- a CDS encoding putative RNA binding protein produces the protein MASASVEAPKAHPSTAVSLPADPATPADEVEKTGDRFRGNAPTGCFSSGIGPFAASTDKGLGMFASNACTTDSLAPEIGSVSTPGLPSIRLASSRPPPVAIKLFVGRLPLTVTEEMLCTLFSQFGPIADLLLIRDRHTNAFKGCAFVRMQSITDADRAIRHLDSAYVLDPALGGLQVKYAVGEAERLGLPGTSGSGAAAGVDQVKLFVGSLPPDIKEDALRDLFERFGRVEEVFLMRDDQPLSGNHLGGGAAKPGKKSRTGCAFVRFAYKEEALFAIGELNGKFVMPGSQRAMEVRFAENRRSSSSAQGAAPASRTASASSCFMSSMDSSRGGSALPGADEYPENVRSTSCFPSRVDMERFSRMDPLDVLSCLDGRHDCFSGTSESLAIAARSAVGDRLGPAGGRAGDPQVSASCDSTKETRGPGPLRSVGDRVLSKYGSIEDLFETLGHLSLNGRRLEGEPEAQHANPDVKKDGDASENAFAVSRGAAGSERQGQEGKPGHDQRADPTHGNTKRRPSSVSNLPRTRDSQPPNTKEEEDMGAGCNSGSGGRTRTPSALEGGDDEVGIASLTAKSRFELAEFCCKENASSTPSPPTGADAANASSAPFSRGSSSSLSKVSSAPLSRFGGCPAGIEGDVFQYGTASRGPRPSACSSNSSLYVDLHERMSRNLVHPGGFLPSAFPEDAFSYGDFRDQVRSCAEETRWSSEMENGDRLFPPEAVSWAGGQLPSLYAKADVGPSSHESLFSRRGGEEGGYDGINRFLNGLRAQPGTLTHRGFGSQEHGPPGANVFIFHIPNEWSEHDLLTHFSVYGPVLSARIASDRLSGRNRGFGFVSFANGQAAAAAVTAMNGFQVNGKRLKVQIKKGEEQYAHNLHLTPCSNGTDSTWHSVSASCSDMPSGVGDSDGNMPVPVSASPQRDHGANKTRHSFSALDWLASAAKPGAMAPALAALEASHGGSGNSAASLFEAAVALRNLSAASQGHQLLGCYSQDNAAAAAMLVASMRQPGTRRNQESFRLAQLMHGEGGDSAGESLLASSLGLYCTPTLGSAIARGGQPEAAQL